The Rhinoderma darwinii isolate aRhiDar2 chromosome 8, aRhiDar2.hap1, whole genome shotgun sequence genome has a window encoding:
- the LOC142659717 gene encoding cytochrome P450 2F3-like: MFPNMVTGWERIEFRSMTIAFVVLCFSFLILLQRRKSKLPPGPKALPFLGNLHQLDSKNLVKSLKELSDKYGPVYTIYLGSRPNVVLYGYKAVKEALVEQAENFSGRGEFPAVHRFTQGNGIAFSNGEKWKNLRRFALVTLRNFGMGKRSIEERIQEEAQFMLEEFRNTKQKTFDPTFFLSRAVSNVICSIVFGHRFDYEDKRFLSLLELINDNFLVISSAWGRFYNIFPGIMNYLPGTHNRIFTNFEKIKTFVLENVRDHEKTFQPECPRDFIDCFLIKMQKENGNPMSSFNIETLVMTTHNLFFGGTETVSTTLRYGLLILMKYPDITEKAQQEIDKVIGRNRCPTVEDRSKMPYTDAVIHEIQRFTSIIPLSLPHSVIRDTQFRGHHLPKGTNVIPVLSSVHNDPEKFKQPQIFNPDNFLDENNRFKNNDAFMPFSTGKRICLGEGLARMELFLFFTTFLQNFNFKPTVHPDEIDLSPSISGVGNVPASYQLIAVPR; encoded by the exons ATGTTTCCCAATATGGTGACAG GTTGGGAAAGGATTGAATTCCGGTCTATGACAATAGCATTCGTCGTTCTCTGTTTTTCTTTTCTAATATTACTTCAGAGGAGAAAGAGCAAACTCCCACCAGGCCCTAAAGCCCTGCCATTTCTCGGAAACCTCCATCAGTTGGACAGCAAAAATTTGGTCAAATCTCTAAAAGAG CTAAGTGACAAATATGGTCCAGTCTACACCATCTACCTAGGATCACGACCCAATGTTGTTCTCTATGGATACAAAGCAGTAAAGGAAGCTTTGGTGGAACAGGCTGAAAATTTTAGTGGCAGAGGAGAGTTTCCTGCAGTTCACAGATTCACTCAAGGGAATG GGATAGCATTTTCCAatggggagaagtggaagaacctcAGGCGTTTTGCTTTGGTAACCCTTCGAAATTTTGGAATGGGGAAGAGAAGTATAGAGGAAAGAATTCAAGAAGAAGCGCAATTCATGTTGGAAGAGTTCAGGAACACAAAGC AAAAGACCTTTGATCCAACTTTCTTCTTGAGTCGAGCCGTCTCCAATGTCATCTGCTCAATCGTCTTTGGTCATCGGTTCGATTATGAGGACAAGAGGttcctgtcacttcttgaactCATCAACGACAATTTTCTAGTCATTAGTTCTGCCTGGGGAAGG TTTTACAATATATTTCCTGGAATCATGAATTACTTGCCAGGAACTCACAAtcgcatttttacaaattttgaaaaaattaaaacctttGTGCTGGAGAACGTTAGGGACCATGAGAAAACATTTCAGCCTGAATGTCCACGTGATTTCATAGACTGCTTCCTTATCAAGATGCAAAAG GAGAACGGAAACCCTATGAGCAGCTTCAACATAGAGACCCTTGTGATGACAACTCATAACTTGTTTTTTGGAGGAACAGAAACTGTCAGCACTACTCTAAGATATGGACTTCTTATTCTGATGAAATACCCAGATATCACAG AGAAAGCTCAGCAAGAGATAGACAAAGTGATTGGAAGAAACCGATGCCCAACAGTGGAGGATAGAAGCAAGATGCCATACACGGATGCTGTGATTCACGAGATACAACGTTTTACCAGTATAATTCCACTGAGTCTACCTCATTCCGTCATACGGGACACCCAGTTCAGAGGTCATCATCTGCCTAAG GGCACAAATGTCATCCCAGTCCTCAGCTCCGTCCACAATGATCCTGAGAAATTCAAGCAACCACAAATATTCAACCCAGATAATTTCTTGGATGAAAATAATCGTTTCAAGAATAATGATGCTTTTATGCCTTTCTCTACAG GTAAACGCATTTGTCTGGGCGAAGGTTTAGCCCGAATGgagcttttccttttttttactaCATTCCTGCAAAATTTTAATTTCAAGCCCACAGTGCATCCTGATGAGATCGACCTCTCCCCATCAATCAGCGGTGTTGGCAATGTGCCCGCTTCTTACCAGCTCATTGCTGTACCTCGCTAG